From Terriglobales bacterium:
TGTCAAGGACGTTATACGAGGCTGGCCTACTATGAAAAGCCATAGTCGCGCGTTATGAAACTACAGGATTTAACAGCTAGATTAGGGAGGCTAGTGTTTTAGGATTGAATCCAGCTTTTCGGCACGCCGGAATTCTTCCTGAGCTTCTTGAACTTTGCCCTGCATCTGAAGTGCCCGCCCAAGATAAAAATGTGCAGGAGCATAACTGGGGGCAAGCGTGATGGCGCTCTGAAGTTGCCCAATTGCGCCCGCCAGGTCGCCAGCATTGAGTAGCGTTATTCCAGAATTGGTATTAAACGTGGCGGCCTGCAAACTATTTTTGGTCTTAGTGATTTCAGAGGCCGCCCGCGCTTCGGCAGTTGCGCCAGCGACATCTCCCTGCTGGCGAAGGATCGCTGCCAGAGTGGTGTGCGCCCCAGCGAAATCGGGCTGCAAGCGAATCGCCTCCCGCAAGGCTGCGGTTGCGCCTGTCAGTTCGCCCTGCTGTTTAAGTACGGTGCCTAAAGTGTAATAGGCCTCAGCGTAGTCTGGCTTGATCTTCACGGCAGCCTGCAAGTGTTCTGCTGATTTGGAGAATTCACCTTGCTGCCAAAGAGTTACACCCAAGCTGTAGTGGGCGTCTGCAAGCGCGGGGTCGAGGTCTAGTGCCCGCGAAAATTCTGCAATGGCTTCCGGCAGCTGGTCCTTCAATTTCAAAGCTAAGGCCAGGTTGTAGTGTAGCGTCGCATCACCCGGCGTTGTCTTGAGTGCTTCCTGGAACTCGCCGATCGCGGCATCGAAATCTGATTTCTGAAGAAAAGCAGTGCCCAAATTTTCTTTATATCCACCGTCGTCAGGGCGGAGTCGCAAAGCCGCACGAAACTCCGGGATGGAAAGGTCGGCATGCCCTGCTTGCACAAGCGCAAGTCCCAAATTATTGTGGGCGTCTGGATTACCGGGCTGAAGCTGAATGACGCGACGGAACGCCTCGATGGCGCCCGAAGTTTCACCCGTCCGCTGCAGCATCAGTCCTAGTTCCGTTTGGGCCTCGGGATAATCCGGCTGCACCTGCACAGCCTTCTTGAGGGCAGCAATGGCTTCCGCGCGCTTCCCCTGCGCTTCCAACACTGACCCCAGGTAGTAATAGCTATGAGCGTCGCTTGCGTTTAGCTCGACGGCCCGCTTCAGTTCTGTAATCGCCCGCTCAAGCTCCTTCTTCTTCCACAATGCAATGCCAAGGTGCAGGTGGGAAGACGGTATGTTTGGTTCGAGGCGCACCGCCTTTGAAAACTCACCGATTGCGTCCTCAAAGTTGTTTGCCTGCGCCAGAAGCGAACCGAGCTCATCGTGCAGTTCGGCACGATGCGGCGCAAGCTGCGAGGCGCGACGCATCTGGAGAGTGGCCTCGGCAAGTGCCCCCTTTGAACTCAGCGCCTTTGCAAGCTGCCGATGGGCTTCCGCATCTGAAGGAGCCAGCTTGACGGCTTGGCGTAGTTCGGCAATGGCCTCCTCCTTTTTTCCTTGCATGGCCAGAGCGCTTCCCAAGTTCGTGTGTGCCGAAGCAGTCGCGGGTTTGAGCCTGATAGCATTGCGAAAATGCGAGATTGCAGCATCGGTCTCACCTTGAGCCAGAAGCACCCAGCCTAAAGAGTTGTGGCCGTCATAATCCGCGGGCGCGAGCTTCACCACGTTTTCAAACGCAGAGCGCGCTGCTGGGAGGTCACCCCTCTTCAGGGCAGAGACTCCGCGCCTATACGCCGCTGCCGCACGGGTTGGTGGCTTTTGACCAGAGCATGGCAGCGTCATCAAGACGCACATCAACGAGAAGACAAGCGCCCTTGTACACGAGAGACGGCGATCACAGATGAATGGAAGGGACATCACGAATCCGAAAGTGGCTTGCGAAAATATTACTATGCTGGCCTCAGCGCAGGAGCCAACCTTGACCGCCCCAAAGGCAGCCACGATAGTATCTCAAGAGATGTTGAGGGGCCCGCACTTCCGGTTCGTCTGCTTGATTCTCGCCCTCGTGCTTATGGTAGGCGGACTGGCTTTCAGCCTCCAAAGCGCGGAGCTTCAGACTTCCAAAACGCAAACCACAGCTCGTACACCAGCGGTGGCTTACTTCACCGACGTCGCGCAGAAGGCCGGCCTAACAATGTTGAACGTGTTCGGTGGGTTAGAGACCAAGAAGTACATCACCGAAACTACCGGGACGGGCGTCGCGATATTCGACTACGACAATGATGGCTGGCCAGACATCTTTCTTGTGAACGGCACCACTCTTGAGGGCTTTCCTCCGGGCAAAGGACCAACCAGTCACCTGTACCGCAACAATCATGACGGCACGTTCACCGACGTCACGGCGAAGGCGGGACTTGCGGGAGCGGGATGGGGACAGGGCGTATGCGTCGGGGATTATGACAACGATGGCTGGGAAGACATTTTTGTCACCTACTACGGCAAAAATCGGCTCTATCACAATCAGCACGGTACATTTGCAGAAGTGGGGGAGCAGGCAGGAGTCGCTGGTTCCGGAAAAGCCTGGGGATCGGGATGCGCTTTCGTGGATTACGACCGGGATGGGCTACTCGACCTGGTGGTGGCCAATTACGTTGATTTCGACCTGCAGACTGCGCCGCGCCCCGGGGAGCGACCGAGTTGTCTCTGGAAAGGTGTGCCGGTGATGTGTGGTCCCCGCGGGCTGAAGCCTGCCAAAAATATTCTCTATCGCAATCTTGGCAACGGAAAATTTGCGGACGTCACCAGCAAAAGCAAGATTGACCGAAGCGACGGCTATTACGCTTTGAGCATTTCAACTCTGGATTACGATAATGACGGCTGGCCCGATATTTACGTCGCTTGTGACAGCACGCCCAGCATCCTCTATCACAACAATCGTGACGGCACCTTTAGTGACGTAGCCGTAAGCGCGGGAGCCGCCTTCAACGAGGACGGCCGCAGCCAGGCGGGTATGGGTTCTACGGTGGCGGATTTCGATGGGGACGGAAATCTAGACATCTTCAAGACCAATTTCTCTGACGACACCTCAACACTCTATCGCAATAACGGCAACGGAAGCTTTTCCGAAGTGACTTTCGCGGCCGGACTGGGATTGCACACCCAATATCTAGGATGGGGCACGATGTTTTTCGATTTTGATAACGATTCCTGGCCCGACATTCTACTGGTCAATGGACACGTTTACCCCGAAGTAGACAAGTACAAACTGGGCAGCAACTATCGTGAACCGCGAATTCTGTATCACAACAATGGCAACGGGACTTTCAGCGACATTTCAAGTTCCGCCGGCCCCGGCATCGCGACGGCCTGGTCGGGCCGCGGACTCGCGGTGGGTGATCTTTGGAATGATGGGCGACTTTCTGCGGTGATCAGCAATATGAATGATCGAGCGAGTCTGTTGGTGAACCAAGTCAAGAATGGCAACCACTGGATCGCGATTAAGACCGAAGGCACGCGCTCCAATCGGGATGGTATCGGCGCACGCATCACGCTCAAGGTGGGCAAGCGCACGTTGGTGGATGAAGTCCGCAGCGGCTCCAGCTACATCTCGAACAGTGACATGCGCGTCCACTTCGGACTCGGAGCCGCCACGAAGATTGACCATCTACAGATTCGCTGGCCGAGCGGACTAGTTGAGGGTTTCCGAGACCTTGCCGTGGATACCATTCATACCTTGAAGGAAGGTTCGGGAACACAGGTCAAAGCGGAAGTCCACTCGCGGGCTTTTAAGATTTTCTCCCTTCAAACCTCACCGCCTTAACAATTCCCGCCGATTCTTTTACATAGATCAATTGATTAGGCTCGAGATCTTTTAGCGAGTCCACCTGTCCACTCGGCCAGCGAATCTCGAGTAATTCTATTTTCTTGGCTTTGCCTAGGCCAAAATGGACGCGCAAATCATTCTGAGAGAGATACCCGCCACCGCTTCGCACTTCATCTATTTGCTGGTGAGGGACTGATTCATCAGGTGGTCGGGTCAGACACCGCAAACGCGCTCCGATTCCGCTGCGATTCGATTTGGTGCCGATGGTCCGAATCTTTATCCAATTTTGGCTGGCAGAAGAATCGCGCCGCAACAATTGCGGGAAATCGTTGACGGTGTTCACGAGTACGTCAATATCGCCATCATTATCGAAATCGCCGAATGCGCAGCCCCGGGAAGCCGAGGGTCCGGTGATGCCGGGGCCGCCCTGCAGCGAGACATCTTCGAAGCGTCCATTCCGCAGGTTCTGGTAAAGAAGCTTGCGCTGCGGGTAACCGGCCTCAGTCTTGAGCTGCTCGACCTCGGGATAGACGTGGCCATTACAGACCAGAATGTCGGGCCAGCCGTCGTTATCCATGTCAAAAAATCCGCAACCCCAGCCAAGGTATTTGGTGTTCAGGCCAAGACCAGCTTCGAAGGTTGTGTCTTCAAAGGCGCCGGTACCAATGTTGTGATAAAGGGAATGGGTGTC
This genomic window contains:
- a CDS encoding CRTAC1 family protein, whose amino-acid sequence is MTAPKAATIVSQEMLRGPHFRFVCLILALVLMVGGLAFSLQSAELQTSKTQTTARTPAVAYFTDVAQKAGLTMLNVFGGLETKKYITETTGTGVAIFDYDNDGWPDIFLVNGTTLEGFPPGKGPTSHLYRNNHDGTFTDVTAKAGLAGAGWGQGVCVGDYDNDGWEDIFVTYYGKNRLYHNQHGTFAEVGEQAGVAGSGKAWGSGCAFVDYDRDGLLDLVVANYVDFDLQTAPRPGERPSCLWKGVPVMCGPRGLKPAKNILYRNLGNGKFADVTSKSKIDRSDGYYALSISTLDYDNDGWPDIYVACDSTPSILYHNNRDGTFSDVAVSAGAAFNEDGRSQAGMGSTVADFDGDGNLDIFKTNFSDDTSTLYRNNGNGSFSEVTFAAGLGLHTQYLGWGTMFFDFDNDSWPDILLVNGHVYPEVDKYKLGSNYREPRILYHNNGNGTFSDISSSAGPGIATAWSGRGLAVGDLWNDGRLSAVISNMNDRASLLVNQVKNGNHWIAIKTEGTRSNRDGIGARITLKVGKRTLVDEVRSGSSYISNSDMRVHFGLGAATKIDHLQIRWPSGLVEGFRDLAVDTIHTLKEGSGTQVKAEVHSRAFKIFSLQTSPP
- a CDS encoding tetratricopeptide repeat protein yields the protein MSLPFICDRRLSCTRALVFSLMCVLMTLPCSGQKPPTRAAAAYRRGVSALKRGDLPAARSAFENVVKLAPADYDGHNSLGWVLLAQGETDAAISHFRNAIRLKPATASAHTNLGSALAMQGKKEEAIAELRQAVKLAPSDAEAHRQLAKALSSKGALAEATLQMRRASQLAPHRAELHDELGSLLAQANNFEDAIGEFSKAVRLEPNIPSSHLHLGIALWKKKELERAITELKRAVELNASDAHSYYYLGSVLEAQGKRAEAIAALKKAVQVQPDYPEAQTELGLMLQRTGETSGAIEAFRRVIQLQPGNPDAHNNLGLALVQAGHADLSIPEFRAALRLRPDDGGYKENLGTAFLQKSDFDAAIGEFQEALKTTPGDATLHYNLALALKLKDQLPEAIAEFSRALDLDPALADAHYSLGVTLWQQGEFSKSAEHLQAAVKIKPDYAEAYYTLGTVLKQQGELTGATAALREAIRLQPDFAGAHTTLAAILRQQGDVAGATAEARAASEITKTKNSLQAATFNTNSGITLLNAGDLAGAIGQLQSAITLAPSYAPAHFYLGRALQMQGKVQEAQEEFRRAEKLDSILKH